Proteins encoded together in one Lathyrus oleraceus cultivar Zhongwan6 chromosome 5, CAAS_Psat_ZW6_1.0, whole genome shotgun sequence window:
- the LOC127081058 gene encoding uncharacterized protein LOC127081058, translating into MIAKSKTKEEHVEYLLKLFQRLRKYKLHLNPNKCTFGVRSGKLLGFIVNQQGIEVDLDKVRAAQEMPAPTTEKQMLLSEYDIEYHTQKAIKGSILDEHLAHWPIDDYQSIQFDFPDEDVMYLKAKDYDELLPSEGPDPESHWGLIFDGSVNAYGNEIGAVIVTPQGSHIIFTARLTFTCTNNVAEYEACIMDLEEAIDLRIKILDVYGDSTLIVDALATLSSVIVVNRWNDVPTINIMRLDRPTHLFVTEEVIDGKTWDDSVYIWGGYVPKNLFKHYNESGLRAVVAVGGGRKWAAKFVVPLSMSWLGLHNQSVRIGSFPDLVGTKYVTGSHWRHDKSLFSALVVKRLTF; encoded by the exons atgattgctaagtccaagACCAAAGAAGAGCATGTTGAGTATTTATTAAAGTTgtttcaacgtttgaggaagtacaaactccatCTGAACCCCAACAAATGTACTTTCGGTGTCCGTTCAGGAAAGCTACTAGGCTTCATCGTCAATCAGCAAGGTATTGAGGTGGACCTTGACAAAGTGAGAGCCGCtcaagaaatgcctgcaccaACAACAGAGAAACAA atgttgttgtcagaataCGATATTGAGTACCATACCCAGAAGGCAATAAAAGGAAGTATATTGGATGAACATTTAGCTCACTGGCCAATTGACGACTATCAATCCATTCaatttgacttccctgatgaggatgtaATGTACTTGAAAGCAAAAGATTATGATGAACTGTTGCCAAGTGAAGGACCAGATCCAGAATCACATTGGGGTTTGATATTTGATGGATCTGTTAATGCTTATGGAAATGAAATTGGGGCAGTCATTGTCACTCCTCAAGGTTCTCATATTATATTTACCGCAAGATTGACATTCACTTGTACGAACAACGTGGCAGAATATGAAGCGTGCATTATGGATCTGGAAGAGGCTATCGACTTGAGAATCAAAATTTTGGacgtatatggagattcaactttg ATAGTAGATGCTCTGGCAACTTTATCCTCCGTGATTGTTGTGAACCGGTGGAATGATGTGCCTACAATAAATATTATGCGCCTCGATAGACCTACTCATCTGTTTGTCACAGAAGAGGTAATTGATGGTAAAacatg GGATGATTCGGTTTATATATGGGGAGGTTATGTACCAAAAAACTTATTCAAGCATTATAATGAGTCGGGTTTGCGGGCGGTTGTAGCTGTTGGGGGTGGAAGGAAGTGGGCG GCGAAGTTTGTGGTCCCTCTGAGTATGAGCTGGCTCGGATTGCATAATCAGTCGGTTAGAATCGGATCATTCCCAGATTTGGTGGGGACCAAATACGTGACAG GATCTCATTGGCGGCATGACAAGTCCTTATTCTCTGCCTTGGTTGTGAAGCGGCTTACGTTTTGA